TGCCACTTCCCAGAACCTAACTTTCAATTTCTGTTCTTCTTTCTCATTGCAATGTAGGAATAAATGATCACCATAATAATTGGTGAGGACACAAGGAGAGGGAGGGGGTTTCAAAAGTTGCACAGGCCATCTTTAACAGTGCAGCGATAAGGTACCTGATATCATGACAATAAGGAGGTGAAGAGCTATTGTTAGCCTGGATTGCAGTAATATCACAAGGTCCCATGATTGTTGTCAAGTGAACGTTGTCTGCGGTGCCTTTTAAAATCTAACACAAACAGAATATTCCCCATTGTATATCAGCTTGCCCATGTATCTCCATGGTAATGAGCCATTCTTCAAGGATTAAAAAtcctctaattatttactcaccttcatgccatcccaaactcttatgacttactttcttctgcggaacacaaagatTTATGAAGAGAGCATAAggttgtttttgtccatacaatgtaactCAATGGGTGTCGAAGTTAAAATAAggacataaggcagcataaaagactcAAATGGTTAATGCTCTGTTCCAGACAACATGGAACTCCGAGTTTTCCCACTTCATGCAAGGAAATAATGACTGGAATGCCACCTGAAGTCAGAGATCTGACTTGAGAACTCAGGGCAGATATATCAACCCCGACCTCAGCGAGAAGCCTTATTTGACGTAATCTCCTAGATGGTAGTGACCAACGAGAAGAAACCGAAGCTGTATTTTCACAGCAAAAAGTGTATGAATATGCaatgtacaataaatatataaGAGGATGTTAAGAAGAACCATTTGTGTTTCAATCATTGCCAACCTTTTCACCTATTTTGCTCATGAAATAGCAACAAGATAGCCAGCTAGCTAGCATCTGGAAgactgtgcatgtgtttatgcatttggcatgtgTTCGTTAGACAATGATGTGTGATTTACTAGAACACACTGAGGTCAGAAGTGAGAAATTTCAACTTGGATATTCCCACCTTCGACTTTGTCTGGAACCCAGCTTTAATCAATTTCTTCTTAAccgctttgtgtgagaaacatcaaaatttaagtccttatCTTGACATCCGTAGTCTCCTTGGCTTGTCATGAGAGAAGCTCCTTCGCACACTTCCACATGCTTGACACATGTGCAAAGCACTGAACACAAATCAGAAAGGGTTGCCAGGTTCACGGTTTTCATGCCCAGTTGGGCTATTATGAAaatacacatgcatgttaaaattttgcatgtaacatttaaaaaaaaaatatttaatacttttaaaatgtaccgtAGTAGCCAAAAGGTTGATGATAAACTTTAGAAATTTCAAATGCAATGTCTTACTGATGTACTGTAAAATGAAATGAGGACTGAGGACCTGGCAACCACCTTCATTGTCAAAGCATTACCATTTTAAAGCCTGCTATGTGTTCCAGAGAGGCCAGATGTcaggatttatagtgaataaggacatacattttggtctgtttctcacacaaagcggTTGTTTCGCTTCAGGAGACTTGGATAAAACCActgtagttgtatggattacttttatgctgcctttatgtgccatTTGGAGCTTGGACTCCATTGACTCACAAAATGTGGACAAAAACAGATTATATATCTGTCACAATATCTTTGGGTTCCAcacaatgagggtgagtaaatgatgagagaattataatttttatgtcaACTTTCCCTTTAGGAAAGAAATGCGAAGTCTGGCCTGCTCTTTCTTTACTTTGCCTCCACCGAGCACCACATCTCCATCCCCAGTCAAGTTGCATTCTTACATGACATGAACATGGGAGCACTGCTCAACTCCCAAAGATCCACCAGAGCCCACTGGAAAAGGGAAAGTGCAGCTACCCGTGAGACTGGAATTCACAGTTGCTAAGAAACGAGATGGAACATGAATATCACACGTCAGAAAGCTCAGCATGGTGGTAAATTGTTCCCCGAGATGAGATGTACACACATCTCCCTTGAAACAGTGAGCCGCTTTATGCCTCATTGGTCTCCATCACAGTCGCTTCGCATTTGTTTGCATTGTGAATGAGCCTTTCCTCATTCCTCAAACTCACCGCTACCTACACTTGCTTACTTCAAAGGCCCCATCACCCAGCACCATTTATGCACAGTCTGTTACCAATGAAACAATCAGGCGGTGTGTTTGTATTTCAGACTTGCAGCTGCACAATCTGTTATACATCCATCGCAGGGAAGCCTGGCAACTGTTCAACCCCTTTTAAGGAGATTGCTGAAGTCAGAGTAGAATATTAGTCCTCTGAGCATCCTGCTTATGAGGTGGACCAGAATTGGCCTGCTGCAGATCTGATCAGATCATCCACTTCTGTCAAAGTTGGGTGGGCTCCCAGAGCCTTTTCTATGTGGATCAGTCCTGTACAGAGATATTACTCTGGTAATAAGTGTATAATAAATGTCATTTGAGACAGCAGACTAAGCAACCGAAGTGTGAATGTTTCACTCATAAGTGGTTGGAAGTCTATTATTATCAGTCCTGTAAACAGCGCAGCCATTGCGAGGTAAACCGATTGGTTTGGATTTAGCCACTAGGGAGTTATTCCAAACATGACTAACATGTGAAAAATTGCACAATTTTGTTATTTGATAGCTTTACACAACCTTTAAACTCAAACTTAAGTCTTAAGAAAAAAATCATGTCTGGAAAAGTGTCTAATTAAATGCTAATTACACTGAAATAAATACAGgcataatgtattttattaatgacAATGTAAGTGGGTAACATCAACAGGATGTAAAAGGAGGAAAGCAAACTACATGAGATGAGAGTGGATTAATTTTAAATGCAGTTCAATTGTAGTAACACCTCATGTCTCAAATGCTTAGCATAACCAAAATACTTGATTGACAAATCTCCACAATTTGTATTTCAAGTAGGCATGGTGGTCATTTGAAAGAAGTCAGAGGAATGCAGTTTTTGGGTAAATTGTtaattttattggaaaacaaataTACAACTTGGAATGGATTCTGAGGCATGGCTGTGCCATAAgcagttaaaaaaagaaaagaaaaagagactaATTAAAAAGCATAATAAGAACAGAACAAATACAAAAAGATTAGAGTGTATGATTACCCGGTGATAAACCTGCTAGTATTTAAATCAATGATGTTGCAATAGTGCAATGCTGAGGACTTTCACATTTCTATTTATATTCAGTCCATTGTCCACTCAAGAGTTGCTCCTCCACATAAAAtcaaaaagagagaggaaaaaagaacCATGCCAAAATGTATGTTAAAATAATGTCTCTCAGTCAGCTGGACCCTTGATGTTGCCACTCATCAGGTGGGCAAGTAGACAGAGCAACAGAGGGAGGAAAAGGGGCCTGTGTGTAGCCAGTATCTGTGCCTAATTCACCTGGTCCCATAACTGCTCCTTCTGACAGACTGTTTACAATGATTAGGAGTTGTGAAGGCATGAGCACTCAAATCTTTAAGTAGTATACATGCAGATTCTTTGGACAGCAGGAGAAGATAGgagaaatttaaaataaaacattttacagaaaTTACAAACAAGAAAAGGCAGATTTTATACAAGAAATTCTGTACAAGGCCTTCACTTCGCTGTCATCATCTGTACAAATTCTGCAAAGGAAAAAAAAGGAGGAACATAAGTAACAATTTATATAGGTCACAGTTAAAAAGCTCCAAACCAACGGATGATTTTAAATGGACAGTGACTGTGTGAATTATGAGGCTCACCTTCATAATTGACCTGACCATCTCCATCAATGTCTGCTTCTCTAATCATTTCATCCACCTCCTCATCTGTTAGCTTCTCCCCCAAGTTTGTCATCACATGGCGCAACTCGGCAGCACTGATATATCCGTTTCCATCCTGAAAAATACCAGCAAACAGTGGGGCATCTAAGTAATTTCAAGCAATGATGAATTGAAAAATACAGTTCTTCAGATGTGATGTTAAGTGCACAGAAGCCTTACCTTATCGAAGACACGGAAAGCTTCTCTGATCTCCTCCTCACTGTCAGTGTCCTTCATCTTCCTTGCCATCATTGTCAGGAACTCTGGGAAATCTATTGTTCCATTACCTGTTTAATGGAGATCAGACAAAGTTCATAGTCAGATAAAGGACCAGCACTTTAAATGGTGCAAGTATAAATTAttcaattgtaaaaaaaacaatactggaAAATCATTTTTAAGTTCTACATGCAAGAGTTAATAGCATGTTGATGGCTAATGTAGCAGTAAAAGTGTGTCCTCACCATCTGCATCCACCTCATTGATCAtatcctgcagctccgcctctgTAGGGTTCTGGCCAAGAGAGCGCATGACAGTGCCCAGCTCTTTGGTTGTAATGGTGCCATCACCATCTTTGTCAAATAGCGAGAAAGCCTCTTTGAACTCTGGGTGGACAAATCAGTGTTTGAATCAGTTTCTTTGGCCTTAA
This window of the Xyrauchen texanus isolate HMW12.3.18 chromosome 40, RBS_HiC_50CHRs, whole genome shotgun sequence genome carries:
- the LOC127633585 gene encoding calmodulin-1, whose amino-acid sequence is MADQLTEEQIAEFKEAFSLFDKDGDGTITTKELGTVMRSLGQNPTEAELQDMINEVDADGNGTIDFPEFLTMMARKMKDTDSEEEIREAFRVFDKDGNGYISAAELRHVMTNLGEKLTDEEVDEMIREADIDGDGQVNYEEFVQMMTAK